In a single window of the Rhineura floridana isolate rRhiFlo1 chromosome 3, rRhiFlo1.hap2, whole genome shotgun sequence genome:
- the IER2 gene encoding immediate early response gene 2 protein: MEVQKEAQRIMTMSVWKMYHSRMQRGGLRLHRSLQLSLVMRNARDLYLSAKLEEEDEMAGGMAEDFAGGLDMQGEAPAPRHLEEPPATPFPQVQKEGPLPIPQSLEAQPPPPPPCANLDPEPMETQEEPNSGSPAPPSSPTAWSQGASGPQPGAAKPSRKRRSSSLGKIGAAEAGLVPSKKAKLVEEEGERQPQRQEGPFPSLARVLQDRFSGLILQPPPAKGADEPKASCRQGDGVLSIMVRAVVAF; this comes from the coding sequence ATGGAAGTGCAGAAGGAAGCGCAGCGTATTATGACCATGTCGGTGTGGAAAATGTATCATTCGCGTATGCAGCGCGGCGGTCTCCGGCTACACCGCAGCCTGCAGTTGTCCCTTGTTATGCGGAACGCCCGGGACCTCTACCTCTCCGCCAAGCTCGAGGAAGAGGATGAGATGGCGGGAGGGATGGCCGAGGATTTTGCCGGGGGGCTGGACATGCAAGGGGAGGCGCCCGCCCCTCGACATCTGGAGGAGCCTCCGGCAACCCCCTTTCCCCAAGTCCAGAAGGAGGGGCCTCTTCCTATCCCGCAGTCTTTAGAGgcacagccgccgccgccgccgccctgtGCCAATCTCGATCCAGAACCTATGGAGACCCAGGAGGAGCCCAACAGCGGCTCGCCCGCGCCTCCCTCATCTCCGACTGCGTGGAGCCAAGGTGCCTCTGGGCCTCAACCGGGCGCCGCTAAACCTAGCCGCAAGCGCCGCAGTAGCAGCCTAGGCAAGATCGGGGCCGCCGAAGCCGGCCTGGTGCCCAGCAAAAAGGCGAAGCTTGTGGAAGAGGAAGGCGAGCGGCAGCCGCAGCGCCAAGAGGGGCCTTTCCCGAGCTTAGCCAGAGTCCTACAGGACCGATTCTCCGGCTTGATCCTCCAGCCTCCTCCAGCTAAAGGCGCCGACGAGCCCAAAGCGAGCTGCAGGCAAGGGGACGGCGTGCTAAGCATAATGGTGAGAGCCGTGGTGGCCTTCTAA